In a single window of the Rhopalosiphum padi isolate XX-2018 chromosome 1, ASM2088224v1, whole genome shotgun sequence genome:
- the LOC132917416 gene encoding zinc finger CCCH domain-containing protein 13-like, producing the protein MPRRPLTDEQREQSRKRRLERDRERQRKRRLDPVLRAIERGKNTIAKRLSRSKGLYGDNIDKLYSEANIDCSKMASLLDNVDIVNLEDLNRIKKERDKERQRQRRMNPEFRAKERARNRILKRISRQKNYYTLEVVNCECCGEPIESDHVCFSNILSVELHEIDVANSTIKKVINGTINNS; encoded by the exons atgccCAGAAGACCATTGACAGATGAACAACGAGAACAATCTAGAAAACGTCGCTTAGAACGTGACCGTGAACGACAACGAAAAAGACGTTTAGATCCAGTGTTGAGAGCTATTGAGCGAGGAAAAAACACGATTGCTAAAAGATTATCTAGATCCAAAGGCCTTTATGGTGAtaacattgataaattatattcagaAGCTAATATTGATTGTAGTAAAATGGCATCATt gttagATAATGTGGATATTGTAAATTTAGAAGATCTGAATCGAATAAAAAAAGAAAGAGATAAAGAAAGACAACGTCAAAGAAGAATGAATCCTGAATTCCGTGCTAAAGAACGTGCAagaaatagaatattaaaaaggaTTTCtcgacaaaaaaattattataccttagag GTAGTAAATTGTGAATGCTGTGGAGAACCAATAGAAAGTGACCATGTATGTTTCTCCAACATATTATCAGTCGAACTCCATGAAATTGATGTTGCCAATAGTACCATAAAAAAAGTCATAAATGGTACTATAAATAATagctaa